A part of Streptomyces sp. NBC_01451 genomic DNA contains:
- a CDS encoding alginate lyase family protein, whose product MLKFTGATAGAVTVGTTLAAPRATAAGAGLVHPGMLHTRTDLERMAEKVRSGAAPYTAGFARLTANRHAQSGWTANPQATVYRGSGSPQNYAILYNDIHAAYQNALRGHVTGESAYADTAVAILNAWSAKLTEVAGSADRFLAAGLYGYQFANAAELVRDHADFDLARFQKMMLDVFSPLSEDFLTNHNGAVITNYWANWDLTAVACVLAVGILCDDRAKVDRAVDYFKHGAGMGSVKNAIPVVYDDQGLGEWVEAGRDQGHALLGVGLMGTVCEMAWNQGIDLYGYDDSRFLKGAQYVAKWSMGGEVPYTANTRRKGAVNGWSGSETATGAAAVDPAMTRPIWAMIANHYTKRRGLSAAYLTRIAAQASPEGGGGDYGPNSGGYDQLGFGTLAFTRDAARTSGSPSTGSSPGAGASGESAAGAGAGEADTSPSAGATARGGRTEDLAATGTTDVVAWTAATGITALAGGLLLLRRRGRSGGPAR is encoded by the coding sequence ATGTTGAAGTTCACCGGCGCGACGGCGGGCGCCGTCACCGTCGGTACGACCCTCGCCGCCCCGCGGGCCACGGCGGCCGGCGCGGGTCTCGTCCACCCGGGCATGCTGCACACCAGGACGGATCTGGAACGGATGGCGGAGAAGGTGAGGTCCGGTGCGGCGCCGTACACGGCGGGCTTCGCACGGCTGACCGCCAACCGCCATGCGCAGAGCGGCTGGACGGCCAACCCGCAGGCCACGGTCTACCGGGGCTCGGGCTCGCCGCAGAACTACGCGATCCTCTACAACGACATCCACGCGGCCTACCAGAACGCCCTGCGGGGGCACGTCACCGGTGAGAGCGCGTACGCGGACACCGCCGTCGCGATCCTCAACGCCTGGTCGGCGAAGCTGACCGAGGTGGCGGGTTCCGCCGACCGGTTCCTCGCGGCGGGCCTGTACGGCTACCAGTTCGCCAACGCCGCCGAACTCGTGCGCGACCACGCCGACTTCGACCTCGCCCGCTTCCAGAAGATGATGCTGGACGTCTTCAGTCCGCTCAGCGAGGACTTCCTGACGAACCACAACGGCGCCGTCATCACCAACTACTGGGCCAACTGGGACCTCACGGCCGTCGCCTGCGTCCTGGCCGTCGGAATCCTGTGCGACGACCGCGCGAAGGTCGACCGGGCCGTCGACTACTTCAAGCACGGCGCCGGCATGGGCTCCGTCAAGAACGCCATCCCGGTCGTGTACGACGACCAGGGGCTCGGCGAATGGGTCGAGGCGGGCCGCGACCAGGGACACGCACTGCTCGGCGTCGGCCTGATGGGCACGGTCTGCGAGATGGCCTGGAACCAGGGCATCGACCTGTACGGCTACGACGACAGCCGTTTCCTCAAGGGCGCCCAGTACGTCGCCAAGTGGAGCATGGGCGGCGAGGTGCCGTACACGGCGAACACCCGCAGGAAGGGTGCGGTGAACGGCTGGTCGGGCAGCGAGACCGCGACCGGCGCCGCCGCCGTGGACCCGGCGATGACCCGCCCCATCTGGGCCATGATCGCCAACCACTACACCAAGCGCCGGGGTCTGTCCGCGGCCTACCTGACCCGTATCGCCGCCCAGGCGTCCCCCGAGGGCGGCGGTGGCGACTACGGCCCCAACAGCGGGGGATACGACCAACTCGGTTTCGGGACACTGGCGTTCACCCGAGACGCGGCCAGGACGAGCGGGAGTCCGAGCACTGGCTCCAGCCCCGGTGCCGGCGCCAGTGGGGAGAGTGCGGCGGGCGCCGGTGCCGGCGAAGCGGACACGTCGCCGTCGGCCGGTGCGACTGCCCGGGGCGGCAGGACCGAGGACCTTGCCGCGACCGGTACGACGGACGTCGTCGCCTGGACCGCCGCGACCGGGATCACCGCTCTCGCGGGCGGACTTCTGCTGCTGCGTCGGCGGGGGCGGTCCGGCGGGCCGGCCCGGTGA
- the mftA gene encoding mycofactocin precursor MftA (Mycofactocin is a small molecule electron carrier derived from the final two amino acids, Val-Tyr, of MftA, the mycofactocin precursor. It plays a role in redox homeostasis and the metabolism of alcohols and aldehydes in Actinobacteria, including Mycobacterium tuberculosis.) produces MTEIHVTQSVPATGIHGGQTPAGESLESLESLIEADDLVEEVSIDGMCGVY; encoded by the coding sequence ATGACCGAGATCCACGTCACCCAGTCCGTCCCGGCCACCGGGATCCACGGCGGGCAGACCCCTGCCGGAGAGTCCCTGGAGTCCCTGGAGTCGCTGATCGAGGCGGACGACCTCGTCGAAGAGGTCTCCATCGACGGCATGTGCGGCGTCTACTAG
- the mftG gene encoding mycofactocin dehydrogenase MftG translates to MNQAQMTPDVIVIGAGGSGAALAARLSEDPDRTVLVLESGPVPRQLSAFPAELLDARLVPGARPGSPAVRRYPAHLTPRRPYTVVRGRFLGGSTTVNGGYFVRARREDFDRWSAAGGAAWSYDGVLPFLRSLETDLDHGTDASHGAAGPMRVRRTDLRHPAAVAFRDAARHLGFPPEPDKNAEQEPGFGPVPCNVVDGLRLNTGIGYLLPALDRPNLTVRGGSTVRRIVIEHGRATGVVVQRAGHDGHRELVKCGEVVLCAGALRSPQLLHLSGVGPRGDLDRLGIPVVRDAPAVGVRFGDHPQVVLEWRPRAPLPEPVGSWLGGALHLPSSDGRHPGGDLEILQSLVPLSGLVGGTVTVPGAPLPFLVSVQSPCLGGRMRIRSADPDVPPSLDYNYLRTPEDRRRMREAVRTAAALLATPAFDRVSAGRVEPIPGTLDEDRSLDTWIDARLGTSHHTCATVPMGTAVDPYGRVHGIRGLRVADTSILPSAPLRGPAATAVLIGELIADAMRSAG, encoded by the coding sequence ATGAACCAGGCGCAGATGACGCCCGACGTCATCGTCATAGGGGCCGGCGGCAGCGGCGCGGCGCTCGCGGCCCGGCTGTCCGAGGACCCCGACCGCACCGTGCTGGTACTGGAGTCCGGCCCTGTTCCCCGCCAACTCTCGGCGTTCCCGGCCGAGTTGCTGGACGCGCGGCTTGTGCCCGGCGCCCGGCCCGGCAGCCCTGCGGTGCGGCGGTACCCGGCGCACCTCACACCGCGGCGGCCGTACACGGTCGTCCGGGGACGCTTTCTCGGCGGCTCGACCACCGTCAACGGCGGGTACTTCGTCCGCGCCCGGCGCGAGGACTTCGACCGGTGGTCGGCGGCAGGCGGTGCCGCCTGGTCGTACGACGGTGTGCTGCCGTTCCTACGATCACTGGAAACCGATCTCGACCACGGCACCGACGCGTCGCACGGGGCGGCCGGCCCGATGCGGGTACGGCGCACCGACCTGCGGCACCCCGCCGCCGTCGCGTTCCGGGACGCGGCCCGCCACCTGGGTTTTCCGCCGGAGCCCGACAAGAACGCCGAGCAGGAGCCGGGATTCGGACCGGTCCCGTGCAACGTGGTCGACGGACTGCGCCTCAACACCGGCATCGGCTACCTGCTCCCCGCGCTCGACCGGCCCAACCTGACGGTTCGGGGCGGCAGTACGGTCCGGCGGATCGTCATCGAGCACGGCCGCGCGACCGGCGTGGTCGTCCAACGCGCCGGACACGACGGACACCGCGAACTCGTGAAGTGCGGTGAAGTCGTCCTGTGCGCCGGGGCGTTGCGCTCCCCGCAGCTGTTGCACCTCTCGGGCGTCGGACCGCGCGGCGACCTGGACCGTCTGGGCATCCCCGTGGTGCGGGACGCCCCCGCCGTCGGTGTCCGGTTCGGCGACCATCCCCAGGTCGTCCTGGAGTGGAGGCCCCGCGCGCCCCTCCCCGAACCGGTCGGCTCGTGGCTCGGCGGGGCCCTGCATCTGCCGTCGTCGGACGGTCGCCACCCCGGCGGCGACCTGGAGATACTCCAGTCGCTCGTCCCCCTGTCCGGACTGGTCGGCGGGACGGTGACCGTGCCCGGAGCGCCTCTCCCGTTCCTCGTGTCCGTCCAGTCGCCCTGCCTCGGGGGCCGCATGCGCATCCGGTCCGCCGACCCCGACGTACCCCCGAGCCTCGACTACAACTACCTACGGACCCCCGAGGACAGGCGCCGGATGCGCGAAGCGGTCCGCACGGCCGCCGCGCTGCTCGCCACCCCGGCCTTCGACAGAGTGTCCGCGGGTCGCGTCGAGCCGATCCCCGGGACACTGGACGAGGACCGGTCGCTCGACACGTGGATCGACGCCCGCCTCGGCACCTCCCACCACACGTGCGCGACGGTCCCCATGGGCACCGCCGTCGATCCGTACGGAAGGGTGCACGGCATACGTGGCCTCCGGGTCGCGGACACCTCGATCCTCCCGTCGGCCCCGCTGCGCGGCCCGGCGGCGACCGCCGTTCTCATCGGCGAGCTGATCGCGGACGCGATGCGCTCCGCAGGATAG
- the mftB gene encoding mycofactocin biosynthesis chaperone MftB (MftB, a small protein, is a peptide chaperone that assists the radical SAM enzyme MftC in performing two modifications to the C-terminal Val-Tyr dipeptide of the mycofactocin precursor peptide, MftA. MftB's role is analogous to the role of PqqD in the biosynthesis of PQQ, a cofactor that derives entirely from a Tyr and a Glu in the precursor PqqA.) produces MRRLLGRPVDLDRAWDLHPQVSVRPEPFGALLYHFGTRKLSFLKDRRLLAVVQSLAQAPTARSACLAAGLGEDELPRYGRALAVLVQSSMVVGRTP; encoded by the coding sequence GTGCGGCGTCTACTAGGCCGCCCGGTGGACCTCGACCGGGCCTGGGACCTGCATCCTCAGGTCTCCGTGCGCCCGGAACCCTTCGGTGCGCTGCTCTACCACTTCGGGACGCGCAAGCTCTCGTTCCTCAAGGACCGTCGCCTGCTGGCCGTCGTCCAGTCCCTCGCACAGGCGCCCACGGCCCGATCCGCCTGCTTGGCTGCGGGCCTCGGGGAGGACGAACTCCCGCGCTACGGGCGGGCGTTGGCGGTCCTCGTCCAGTCGTCGATGGTCGTCGGAAGGACACCATGA
- a CDS encoding acyltransferase: MPKPKNTFSSWRRRLAQRAVHAGWAWVQRTGSVTAENPGRLAFRAMGTGTRLAFPLGTVFGEPWIELGSHCIVGEQVTLTAGLMPDLDMGPDPILRIGDGVVLGRGSHVIADTTVTIGSDCYFGPYVYVTSTNHSYDDPHEPIGKQWPRMEPVEIGPGCWIGTGAVILPGARIGRNVVVAAGAVVRGTVPDHAVVAGAPARVVRRWTAAGGWRPPLRTPAPTPIPEGTTPDQLRALAELDEGAVARLAELGRAGDRAES; the protein is encoded by the coding sequence GTGCCCAAGCCCAAGAACACGTTCTCGTCATGGCGGCGTCGGCTGGCGCAGCGCGCGGTGCACGCGGGCTGGGCCTGGGTGCAGCGCACGGGTTCCGTCACGGCCGAGAACCCCGGGCGGCTGGCCTTCCGGGCGATGGGAACAGGCACCCGGCTCGCCTTCCCGCTGGGCACGGTCTTCGGTGAACCCTGGATCGAGCTGGGATCGCACTGCATCGTCGGGGAGCAGGTGACCCTGACGGCCGGGCTGATGCCCGACCTCGACATGGGGCCGGACCCCATCCTGCGCATCGGCGACGGTGTCGTCCTCGGCCGCGGCAGCCATGTCATCGCCGACACGACGGTCACGATCGGCAGCGACTGCTACTTCGGGCCGTATGTGTACGTGACGTCCACCAATCATTCGTACGACGATCCGCACGAGCCCATCGGCAAGCAGTGGCCGCGTATGGAGCCGGTGGAGATCGGCCCGGGGTGCTGGATCGGCACCGGTGCGGTGATCCTGCCGGGGGCGCGGATCGGGCGGAACGTGGTGGTGGCCGCCGGTGCGGTGGTACGCGGGACGGTGCCCGACCACGCGGTGGTGGCGGGGGCTCCCGCGAGGGTCGTACGCCGTTGGACGGCGGCCGGGGGCTGGCGGCCACCGCTGCGGACACCGGCTCCCACGCCGATACCGGAGGGGACCACCCCGGACCAGCTGCGGGCGTTGGCGGAGCTGGACGAGGGGGCCGTGGCGCGGCTGGCGGAGCTGGGACGGGCCGGGGACCGGGCCGAGTCCTGA
- a CDS encoding XRE family transcriptional regulator: MSDLDLLTQSLARSVKRWRAERGFTLEALAARAGVSRGMLIQIEQARTNPSLGTVVKIGDALGVSITTLLDQEQGPKVRIVAADQAVRLWHTDAGSYNRLLAGTEAPGPLELWDWRLMPGDSSPSDPHPAGTFEILHVTAGELTLTVDGVEHRVPAGASATFEANVPHTYGNDGAEPLEMLMSVSVPPVS, encoded by the coding sequence TTGTCGGACCTCGACCTGCTGACCCAGTCGCTGGCGCGCAGCGTGAAGCGCTGGCGTGCCGAACGTGGCTTCACCCTGGAGGCGCTCGCCGCCCGTGCCGGTGTAAGCCGCGGGATGCTCATCCAGATCGAGCAGGCCCGCACCAACCCCAGCCTCGGCACGGTCGTGAAGATCGGTGACGCGCTCGGCGTCAGCATCACCACCCTGCTCGACCAGGAACAGGGCCCGAAGGTCCGTATCGTCGCCGCCGACCAGGCCGTACGGCTGTGGCACACCGACGCCGGCAGCTACAACCGGCTCCTCGCGGGCACCGAGGCGCCGGGCCCGCTGGAACTGTGGGACTGGCGCCTCATGCCCGGCGACAGCAGCCCGTCCGACCCGCACCCCGCGGGCACGTTCGAGATCCTCCACGTCACGGCGGGCGAACTGACGCTCACCGTCGACGGAGTCGAACACCGAGTCCCGGCGGGCGCGAGTGCCACCTTCGAGGCCAACGTCCCCCACACGTACGGCAATGACGGCGCCGAGCCGCTGGAAATGCTGATGTCGGTGTCGGTCCCGCCGGTGAGCTGA
- the mftC gene encoding mycofactocin radical SAM maturase (MftC is a radical SAM/SPASM enzyme that catalyzes the first two steps in biosynthesis of the electron carrier mycofactocin from the terminal Val-Tyr dipeptide of the precursor peptide MftA.), translating to MTTPAAAPSRLVDLFEHGLDAPICLTWELTYACNLACAHCLSSSGRRDPRELSTEEAKAVIDELEAMQVFYVNIGGGEPTVRADFWELLDYATAHHVGVKFSTNGVRITPDAAARLAGNDYVDVQISLDGATADVNDAVRGTGSYATALRALENLADAGMRNFKISVVCTRHNIPQLDAFKALADRFGAQLRLTRLRPSGRGADVWDDLHPTAAQQRELYDWLLAHGENVLTGDSFFHLSAYGEALPGLNLCGAGRVVCLIDPVGDVYACPFAIHDEFLAGNVREPDGFSGVWRDSELFRRLRTPQHGGACASCAFYDTCKGGCMAAKFFTGLPLDGPDPECVQGHGEELLARRDGTGVPKPSGDHSRGSRTTVDLVLTRREPAGSPPVGPPVSDCDEHPLAGLDLRPTGKDAAHA from the coding sequence ATGACCACCCCCGCTGCTGCCCCGTCACGGCTGGTCGACCTGTTCGAGCACGGGCTCGACGCGCCGATCTGCCTCACCTGGGAGCTGACCTACGCCTGCAACCTCGCCTGCGCCCACTGTCTGTCCAGCTCCGGCAGGCGCGACCCCCGTGAGCTGAGCACCGAGGAGGCCAAGGCCGTCATCGACGAGCTGGAGGCCATGCAGGTCTTCTACGTCAACATCGGCGGCGGCGAGCCGACCGTCCGCGCCGACTTCTGGGAACTCCTGGACTACGCCACCGCACACCACGTGGGCGTGAAGTTCTCCACCAACGGCGTCCGCATCACCCCCGACGCCGCCGCCCGGCTGGCCGGCAACGACTACGTGGACGTCCAGATCTCCCTCGACGGTGCGACCGCCGACGTCAACGACGCGGTGCGGGGGACCGGTTCGTACGCCACGGCCCTGCGCGCCCTGGAGAACCTCGCCGACGCCGGAATGCGGAACTTCAAGATCTCCGTCGTCTGCACCCGGCACAACATCCCGCAGCTGGACGCCTTCAAGGCGCTCGCCGACCGCTTCGGCGCCCAACTGCGCCTGACCCGGCTGCGGCCCTCCGGACGCGGCGCCGACGTCTGGGACGACCTGCATCCGACGGCCGCGCAGCAACGCGAGCTGTACGACTGGCTGTTGGCCCATGGCGAGAACGTGCTGACCGGGGACTCCTTCTTCCATCTCTCCGCCTACGGCGAGGCGTTGCCCGGTCTCAACCTGTGCGGTGCCGGACGCGTCGTCTGTCTGATCGACCCGGTCGGCGACGTCTACGCCTGCCCGTTCGCCATCCACGACGAGTTCCTCGCCGGCAACGTCCGTGAACCGGACGGCTTTTCGGGAGTGTGGCGCGACTCGGAGCTGTTCCGAAGGCTGCGGACCCCGCAGCACGGCGGAGCCTGCGCCTCCTGTGCCTTCTACGACACCTGCAAGGGCGGCTGCATGGCCGCGAAGTTCTTCACCGGGCTGCCGCTCGACGGCCCCGACCCCGAGTGCGTACAGGGACACGGCGAGGAACTGCTGGCCCGCCGGGACGGAACCGGGGTGCCCAAGCCGTCCGGTGACCACTCCCGCGGGAGCAGGACGACGGTGGACCTCGTCCTCACCCGTCGAGAACCGGCCGGGTCACCACCGGTCGGGCCTCCGGTGAGCGACTGCGACGAACACCCGCTGGCCGGGCTTGACCTGAGGCCCACCGGAAAGGACGCGGCACATGCCTAG
- a CDS encoding CoA-binding protein, with amino-acid sequence MYGDPATIRRILTELGDTWAVVGLSSNQQRAAYRVAEVLQLHGKRIVPVHPKAETVHGERGYASLADIPFDVDVVDVFLNSGLAGQAADEAVAIGAKAVWYQLGVIDEAAYDRTRAAGLDMVMDRCPAIELPRLG; translated from the coding sequence GTGTACGGCGACCCAGCGACGATCCGCAGGATCCTGACCGAGCTCGGTGACACCTGGGCGGTCGTGGGCCTGTCGTCGAACCAGCAGCGGGCCGCGTACCGCGTGGCCGAGGTGCTCCAGCTCCACGGCAAGCGGATCGTCCCCGTCCACCCGAAGGCCGAGACGGTCCACGGAGAGCGGGGTTACGCCTCGCTGGCCGACATCCCCTTCGACGTCGACGTCGTCGATGTGTTCCTGAACAGCGGCCTCGCCGGCCAGGCCGCCGACGAGGCCGTCGCCATCGGCGCCAAGGCCGTCTGGTATCAGCTCGGGGTCATCGACGAAGCCGCGTACGACCGCACCCGTGCCGCCGGTCTCGACATGGTCATGGACCGCTGCCCGGCGATCGAGCTGCCCCGCCTCGGCTGA
- the mftR gene encoding mycofactocin system transcriptional regulator (MftR, the mycofactocin system transcriptional regulator, is an uncharacterized TetR family DNA-binding transcription factor. Its role is inferred by context. It occurs as part of the biosynthesis locus for mycofactocin, a partially characterized electron carrier derived from the terminal Val-Tyr dipeptide of the precursor peptide MftA, through a radical SAM enzyme-mediated process.) codes for MVADTGRRESVTGGAAGVRSAEYGAGGDVREGAPRTGRPRATSRAALERLGFELFARQGFDATTVDDIAAGAGIGRRTFFRYFASKNDLVWGDFEDQLVRLEHLLAATDPSVPMMDALRGAVVEFNRFDPAVVPWHRQRMTLILRVPTLQADSTVRYTTWRALVTEFAARRMGRPVSDLLPRLLGHAALAACIAAYEHWLVDEEASLGVLLDQTMRQLAVGFDGAVPGP; via the coding sequence GTGGTTGCTGACACGGGACGGCGGGAGAGCGTGACGGGCGGAGCGGCGGGGGTGCGGTCGGCGGAGTACGGGGCGGGCGGTGACGTCCGGGAAGGGGCGCCCCGTACGGGCCGGCCGAGGGCGACTTCGCGGGCCGCTCTCGAACGCCTGGGGTTCGAACTGTTCGCGCGGCAGGGTTTCGACGCGACGACGGTCGACGACATCGCGGCCGGCGCGGGCATCGGCCGGCGTACCTTCTTCCGCTACTTCGCGTCCAAGAACGACCTCGTGTGGGGCGACTTCGAGGACCAGCTGGTACGGCTCGAACACCTGCTGGCGGCGACCGATCCGAGCGTCCCGATGATGGACGCGCTGCGCGGCGCGGTGGTCGAGTTCAACCGTTTCGACCCGGCGGTGGTGCCCTGGCACCGGCAACGGATGACGCTGATCCTGCGGGTGCCGACGCTCCAGGCGGACTCGACCGTGCGCTACACGACGTGGCGTGCGCTGGTCACGGAGTTCGCCGCGCGGCGCATGGGCCGTCCGGTGTCCGACCTGCTGCCGCGGCTGCTGGGGCACGCCGCCCTGGCCGCGTGCATCGCCGCGTACGAGCACTGGCTGGTGGATGAGGAAGCGAGTCTTGGCGTGCTGCTGGATCAGACGATGCGGCAGCTCGCCGTTGGGTTCGACGGGGCCGTCCCCGGCCCGTGA
- a CDS encoding EamA family transporter, producing the protein MTAFFALVTSLLWGLADFGGGLLTRRVSALTVVVVSQSIAAVVLGTIVVLTGGWSEAGPRLWFAVAAGVAGPVALLSFYKALALGPMGVVSPLGSLGVAVPISVGLFLGERPGLLQFAGIAVAVVGVVLAGGPQLRGAPVQRRAILLSLLAAFGFGTVFALIAEASTTLTGLFLALFVQRLTNVAVGSAALYVSVRRGGTALPAGGFPWRLLPALGFVGLADVAANGTYSVAAQHGPVTVAAVLASLYPVVTALAARGFLSERLRAVQAAGAGLALVGTLLLATG; encoded by the coding sequence ATGACCGCATTCTTCGCCCTGGTCACCAGCCTGCTCTGGGGGCTGGCCGACTTCGGCGGCGGCCTGCTGACCCGGCGCGTGTCCGCGTTGACAGTGGTGGTCGTCTCGCAGTCGATCGCGGCGGTCGTGCTCGGCACGATCGTGGTCCTGACCGGCGGCTGGAGCGAGGCAGGCCCGCGGCTGTGGTTCGCGGTCGCCGCGGGCGTCGCCGGACCGGTGGCACTGCTCTCCTTCTACAAGGCGCTCGCCCTGGGCCCGATGGGGGTCGTCTCCCCACTCGGCTCCCTCGGCGTCGCCGTCCCCATCAGCGTCGGCCTCTTCCTCGGCGAGCGTCCCGGGCTGCTCCAGTTCGCGGGGATCGCGGTCGCCGTCGTCGGGGTCGTGCTCGCGGGCGGACCGCAGCTCAGGGGCGCGCCCGTGCAACGGCGGGCGATCCTGCTCAGCCTGCTCGCGGCGTTCGGCTTCGGCACGGTGTTCGCCCTGATCGCGGAGGCGTCGACCACCCTCACCGGCCTGTTCCTCGCGCTCTTCGTGCAGCGCCTGACGAACGTGGCCGTCGGAAGCGCCGCACTGTACGTCTCGGTCCGGCGGGGCGGCACCGCCCTCCCGGCAGGCGGCTTCCCCTGGCGCCTGCTCCCCGCGCTCGGCTTCGTCGGCCTCGCCGATGTCGCCGCCAACGGCACCTACTCGGTCGCCGCCCAGCACGGCCCGGTCACCGTGGCCGCCGTACTCGCCTCGCTCTACCCGGTGGTCACCGCTCTGGCGGCACGCGGTTTCCTCAGCGAACGCCTGCGCGCGGTCCAGGCGGCGGGCGCCGGCCTGGCCCTGGTGGGCACGCTCCTGCTGGCGACGGGCTGA
- a CDS encoding 4-hydroxybenzoate 3-monooxygenase: MVIVGAGPAGLTVGNILRAAGIDCVVLETESREFIEQHPRAGFIEEWAVRALQQRGLADTLLERAGTHTKCEFRFDGRRHRFEYAELSGHRHFAYPQPLLVTDLVREYADVRGGDIRFGVRDVLVHDLDTDRPAVSFVSAETGQREYVQGEFIAGCDGARGVTRTAIPAAHARVARHDYGIGWLALLAEAPPSNDCVMFGIHPRGFAGHMARGPEVTRYYLECPPGDDPENWPDDRVWAELRERLSALGAPPLNEGRLIEKRVLDMHNYVVEPMQFGRLFLAGDAAHLTAPIAAKGMNLALHDAFLLGDGLVSYLTKGDPDALNGYSKACLRRVWQYQEFSLWLSDIYHGASSGDPFRSGTTLARLRRILNSPAAAAAFADVYIGKDADH, encoded by the coding sequence GTGGTGATCGTGGGCGCCGGACCCGCGGGGCTCACCGTCGGGAACATCCTGCGGGCAGCGGGCATCGACTGTGTGGTGCTGGAGACGGAGAGCCGGGAGTTCATCGAGCAGCACCCCCGGGCGGGGTTCATCGAGGAGTGGGCGGTACGCGCGCTCCAACAGCGGGGCCTGGCCGACACATTGCTGGAGCGGGCCGGTACGCACACGAAGTGCGAGTTCCGGTTCGACGGCCGACGCCATCGCTTCGAGTACGCCGAGTTGTCGGGGCACCGCCACTTCGCCTATCCCCAGCCGCTGTTGGTGACGGACCTGGTGCGCGAGTACGCCGACGTGCGCGGCGGAGACATCCGTTTCGGCGTGCGGGACGTGCTCGTCCACGACCTCGACACCGACCGGCCCGCGGTGTCCTTCGTATCGGCGGAGACCGGACAACGGGAGTATGTGCAGGGCGAGTTCATCGCCGGATGCGACGGCGCACGAGGGGTGACCCGTACGGCGATTCCGGCCGCGCACGCCCGCGTCGCGCGGCACGACTACGGCATCGGCTGGCTGGCCCTCCTCGCCGAGGCGCCGCCGTCGAACGACTGCGTGATGTTCGGCATCCACCCGCGCGGCTTCGCCGGACACATGGCCCGCGGCCCCGAGGTCACCCGCTACTACCTGGAATGCCCGCCCGGCGACGACCCGGAGAACTGGCCGGACGACCGGGTCTGGGCCGAACTCCGCGAACGGCTCAGCGCGTTGGGCGCTCCCCCGCTCAACGAGGGCCGCCTGATCGAGAAGCGCGTCCTCGACATGCACAACTACGTGGTCGAACCCATGCAGTTCGGGCGGCTGTTCCTGGCCGGCGACGCGGCCCATCTCACCGCGCCCATCGCCGCCAAGGGAATGAACCTCGCCCTGCACGACGCCTTCCTGCTCGGCGACGGGCTCGTCAGCTACCTCACGAAGGGCGACCCCGACGCCCTCAACGGCTACTCGAAGGCGTGTCTGCGGCGGGTCTGGCAGTACCAGGAGTTCTCCCTGTGGCTGTCCGACATCTACCACGGCGCGTCGTCGGGCGACCCGTTCCGCTCCGGTACGACCCTGGCCCGCCTCCGCCGCATCCTCAACTCCCCGGCAGCCGCAGCGGCGTTCGCCGACGTGTACATCGGCAAGGACGCCGACCACTGA